The Mustelus asterias chromosome 18, sMusAst1.hap1.1, whole genome shotgun sequence genome has a window encoding:
- the ptgr2 gene encoding prostaglandin reductase 2 isoform X4, producing the protein MGLIQQVVLNSRPGKNGEPVAENFRTEEVSLPQDLQEGQVKVCTKYLSVDPYMRCRMNEDSGSSYLTPWQVSSIITGGGVGVVEESKHQKFQKNDVVSSFNWPWQSQAVLDGQLLTKQPVYA; encoded by the exons ATGGGGTTGATTCAGCAAGTTGTATTAAACTCCCGGCCAG GGAAAAATGGGGAGCCAGTGGCTGAGAATTTTAGAACAGAAGAAGTTTCTTTGCCTCAAGACTTGCAAGAGGGGCAGGTGAAAGTCTGCACCAAATACCTGTCTGTGGATCCTTACATG CGATGCAGGATGAATGAAGATTCTGGATCATCTTACTTGACTCCATGGCAAGTGTCCAGTATTATTACTGGCGGAGGAGTGGGTGTGGTGGAAGAAAGTAAACACCAGAAGTTTCAGAAAAACGATGTTGTGTCTTCATTCAACTGGCCCTGGCAGTCACAGGCCGTTCTGGATGGACAACTCCTCACCAAG CAGCCAGTCtatgcatag